The genomic interval GAATACGCTAATGCAGtcttaactatttttaaaatttgaacgaTAATTTCACATAATTTTAAGAGGATTATGTACCGTGGCCTGTGACTCAAGCCCTAGTTGCCCTAGGCATGGTTCCGCACCTGCCCCCAATGCTAAACAAACATAATATCGTGGTATAAATGTTGTTATAGCGAAATTAGTAATATCCACGAATATATGCTCTAGTTGGGAAATAGAAAGTATTTTACATCCCCTCTTCTTTGGAAGAGCTGATTCCTTTCTTACtaggaaaaatagaaataaagtcTTGGCATAGAGTGAGGAAGGTCGCACTCTAATTAAAGATAGATACACTGTGCGAAAGTATGAAACAGTTGTGAGATAGCTATTCACCtattgtaaaagaaatccacTGGAAAAtggttttaatattttaaatgaacATGTTAGGAAAATTTTACATCAATGTTAGCTGTGTTCTAAACCTTTTGTTCTTCCTCTCGTAGATACCAACAGaattagggatggcaatttcACCTATGGGGCTGGGTCCCCAGTGGACACCTGCCCCTATGGGTACAGTGATAGGTAACCAGGTATAGGGCCCCGCATTTGGGAGGGCGAGAGGACGGGGATGGAGTTCTCCCCACGGGTGACCGGAGAGAGGTATATTAGACTATGACCCCATTAAATTACAACCCATAGAAGGTTCAAAAGCCCAATTCTAATCTTATGTTATCGTAATCCACTGAATTGCAGTACTGTACATCTATCCAATtcatttttgttcttgttgAATTCATCATTGTCTTTTATTGTTATGTTGATTAAAGTGAGACATTACTCAACGCAGGTGAGCGGGTCACCTAGTCGGGTTGCGGGTCCCCGGGCGGGTCAGGTACGGGAATGGATTCTAACCCGCTTCTCTATTCAGGTCCGAGCTCAGGCATAGAAGTCAGGTACCCGCTCAGTTGCCACAATGCACAtgaatcaaaatataaatgtgcAAATTCATCGGGAGTGAAATGAACCAATActttatgaatgaaaaaaaatataccgtatTGGTAAACTGAGAAAGATGCATAGCTGCTTTGTGCAAGGCTAGTGCCATTTCAGCCTTAGGATGCCTATGCACGACACTTTTGACAGCCACCACTCATCTGCTGATAACCAGAAGCTAAATTGGCAATAATTGTAGTAAATGGCAACAAATGAAAGCTAGATTGCTTCAGCGATGGACTCCAGTTTAAGGGCTCGTTCTGTTTGAAGGCATTTCAACCAACAGTAATAggacaagtgaataaatagTAATACACATCGATTATTAAGAATTTTTTCAAGATGTTTAGgtggataaattttttttatgcttactATCTACAACTTGTAATAAAGGAAAATTCCATTTGATTTTCCTATACTTCCTTCCTACGAACCGAATAAGACTAAGAGTACTTAGAATTCCAAATCCTTAGTTTTTCCTCAAAACCGGACAAACCCTTAAAGCAACAAATTCTAATAGGAGCATGGACGGCCTTATAATATAGAGTTCAATCCAATTTTGAGAAATGCTGGatcacataaaaaattgaCGGTCACAGATTAATACCACGTAGACATCAGAAAACGATGGCAGGGTATTAAGAATTGCCGCCCCTTGCCCCAGGTTAAGTGACAACTGAGGTTGGAATCTTCTTGAGCAGGCCGATAATCTGCATGATAGGTCACAGATAATATATACTGCATTATCAGAATGTTCATCATCAAAATTTCGGatacaacagaaaaaaaaagaattaggTTCGCCAATTTGGTAACAGGaatcaattatatattgataataCAAAGTAATAATAACCATCTTATAGATGATGAGCCTATCCTATTATTTGCACGTACAGCAATATGCAAGGTAGTTGTAACATTGGTAGAAAACGGAGTAGCATTGTACCTTCTATGGTGTGTCGTAATTGCATAATTTAAACTATTACATAAATGACAAATCCATTGCTTCTTCACAGCTGAGTCACCAAATCCTATCAATGTCTCCAAAGCTATCATTCTGAAGCTGGCACCGCTCACATGCCTATATTAGTACCCCGAACAATAGCAGGCAAACAGTTAGAACCAATTGGCAAAACTTGATGTGAGCTCCAGTTGCAGCTCATAAGCTGAACCCCCTCAGAGGTCAGTAAACTCCTCTCTTATTTCTGCACTTGTTCCATTTCGGTTCAGCTTCTGTGATGTTTATACTGTTGtcttaaattttggcaaccccaaactcatgaaaaaaaaaacagaagcatTTTAGCCATTTATTAATCtttgttatcttttttatttctaagaattgATTATCCGCTGCCATGTTCTTGTAGTGAAGTGTATATCATATGGCTGCCTTTTCATCATGACCTGACCTGATAATATCAAAGGTTCTAACAATCTTCCACACCAAGTCTGCTAAACGCCTAAGTCATAGGAATCCAGAGATTTTCGTGAGAAGAATCTGGAGAGAAAATACATGGAATCCTTCAGCTTCAACCATCTGGAGAGCAAAGACTACAGACAACGCTAACGAGTTAAATGGACTGGAGAGAACGAGCGAGCATCTGTGAACAGAAGCTACCTACGATGCAGCCATACCCTTCACCCAGTGACATCAGCAGCCAGGGATCATGCAATCGGTACCCCCAAAATCATATTGATGATACACCAATGagaattaagtttatttgtaaCTTTGGTGGTAGATTCTTACCAAGGCCAAGTGATGGCCAACTCCGGTATGTTGGAGGTGAGAGGCACTTGATTAAAATTAGCCGGGACATTTCATGGCAAGAGCTCATCTGCAAGACAACAAAGTTAATAAGGCGACCTCATATGATCAAATACCACCTACCAGGGGAACAAATGAACATGCTCATTTCCATCACAGGTGATGATGACCTTCGCAATATGATTGATGAGTGCATTGTGCTACAACGAACCAAGGCATGGTTGACGGTATACCTTTTCGCTGACAATGATGATGAGAGACATGCATGTTCCGTGTTAGGAAGCTCATCCAATACAGACAAGGAGGCACAATTCATCGCTCTAGTCAATGGGCTTGTCAGACCAGATGAAGAATTGAGAATCCAGAGCTTGAGAAGCGCATCAATCAATGACCTTGGTCAACTGGTGCTTGACATCAATGAGGAAAGATTGCCGACAAATAGGACGAACAAAGCTTCGCGGTACCTCAAAAGTAAGCTCTCACAGAACACCATCACAGTACAGCCAAAGACGTCACGGGAGAAGCTGGAGAACATACCTCCAAGTTCCAAAACAGCGTTCACCAACCAAGGTTACAAGGCACCAAGCAATGAAAGTAACCCACCCTGTACTGCCAGAAAGACAAATAGTGCTCACCTTGGCTCCTCTGTACCTTCTGAATCCACGTCCATAGGTACGGTAGAAGCTGGTGCTCATGCTGTCTCAAGGCATCATCGAGGACTGCAGCAGACTGCTACAAACATGTCTAGAAAGAGCAACCAAGCTACAGAAGATCAGGTAAAAGGATCACCAAGAAAACAGCGTCTGATACCAGTAGAAAACAGAGCTGAGAAGGTAATGTCATCAAATTCAAACAATAAAAACCCAATGGCGCAAATACCTGTGTATCAAAAGTCTGCATCCTTGTCAGGGGTTTCAGAGAAAACAGTCAACCAACCCATAAACTCTGATAATAACAAGATGAAACTAAGAACATATAGCACCCAAGAAGAAGCTAAACATAGTCTCTCAGCATCCCATAATAAGACAGAGATGTCTAAACATAGTCATGACTTTGGTACTCATCTGCGATGCCAAGATGATATGAACAAAATCACAAACCTGCATATTCTGGAGAAGCCAATTACAACCAGCAGCAGGGAGAAGCAACAGCCTGCTGTCACGTGCACAGACATTTTGAAGAGAAACCATCCTCCTGAACCTACCAGAGGAGAAACAGTACGTTCCTGTTCTTCTCAATCGTCAGACAAGACAATTGAGCTGCAGAAAAATATTCTAGTGAGATATTCAAGTGAGAGACAACAAGAACGACCCAACAGTCCAAAGCCAGATGAAAATTTATCAACAGCCCGATCTCGATCTGTTGGTGCCGATAGGATTAGCCCACAGATCATAACTCCACAGCAAGAATCTAAAGGCATTGCTGCACCATTAATCAGAGAGCTTGAGGTACATCTATGAAACTTATTTCATACGTTACGATTGAAACAGTTATAGTTTGTTGTACAACTTCTGAAGCATCTTTTGGTAGATATGTGAGACCAAGGACAGTGAGCAAGCTTTACCTGCAAATGCAGTACTGGGGAGAGAACTAATAAGTAATGTCCAGGTAGTGAAATTCTTATATATTACTACCTCcagttgcaaaaaaaaaagtcatttttttttattttcaaagtCAACAAGAAGCAACTTTAaccattaaaattatattattgtatATCTGAAAATGTTCTACAATACTAGTAGTGTAATActtcctctgtcccaaaatgtaGGCATTTCTAGCATTTAAAtcttatcccaaaatataacatttctAGTACTATTCACAGTACTACTTATCCTATTAGTCACTtactatttaaatttcttcatattttatccCCACTTACCATTCCACCCTCATtaattcctcatttattaaaaataaccaTAGTTTTTATTCTCAACCATAACCACtactaaacaacctagaaatgtttatattttgagatgtaGATAGTTTTATGCAAGCATATCTTATAATAAACTTATTCatcatttcatatataaaatttttatttcacaaacAGTAGCTATGGTTAAAAGCATTCTAGGGCATCATTCTCTAGTACTaactacttcctccgtttcatattgtgcaacattttttctatgcttagattcatctatcgATCAATGTACATtgtctatatattatatgtctagattcattagcatctaaaTTCAAATGGAAGTGGTTGGAAAGGATCAGaagaaataataaactaatttgtataacaatatttgaataaacacACAAAAATAGCACAAATTCAAATACTTTTTATCAGGAAATATTGGTTTTAATCTTTCTCCACTAAGTGGGAAATGGAGTGAACTTAGTCCTACAGTGGATGCCATAACATATGACAGATAATAAACAATGTGGACCTTGAAGATCTCCGTGAGATTGGCTCTGGTGCATTTGGGACTGTTCTTCATGGAAGATGGAAGGGGACGGATGTTGCCATTAAGCGGATAAAAAACAGTTGCTTTATGTATCCATCATCTCAGGCCGATAAACTGGTATGACTATGAACTCACGTACATGATTTAAGTTGCAATAGCTATCATGGTCTTGTACTCCAATGATACAACTTCTAAAAGATTGTCCATGCATATCACATGtaatcaattttcaaattattcttagaataaaaaataaatgatgttatATACCAACAATTCCACCAATATGTTCTTTAAACCAGCTGCATGGGGTAATGTTTGACACAAACCAGGCAATTCCTGCCCAGATAAAAATCTGCTATGTTCAGTTCAGCAGGTAAGCTGGTCTGGAAAAAGGCCAAGAACTGCAGCGGGACACTGTTATCTAGTTACCTGTTCCATAAATAAGACACCTATGTGCCTCTGTGGCTCTAAAATCTGCATATAGAATTCACTACTacctaaaatttagtacactGCAAAGATTATGTTATCATGCAGATCACAGAATTTTGGAGAGAGGCTGCTATCATCTCAAAACTTCACCACCCAAATATTCTCGCACTTTACGGTGTTGTAAACAATGGACCTGGGGGAACATTAGCTACTGTAACAGAATTCATGATCAACGGATCCCTCAAGAAAGTCCTTCACAAAGACAAATGTCTTGATTGGCACAAGCGTATAATGCTTGCTATGGATGCAGCCATTGGAATGGAATACTTGCACTCCAAGGACATTGTCCACTTTGATCTGAAGTGTGATAATTTGTTAGTGAATATTAAGGATCCTTCTCGTCCCATATGCAAGGTATGTACACTTACAGGCATAAATTATGATAGTTTATTGTGTACATGCAAACGTGTGGAATAAGATGGTTCACATTTTAGATTGGTTATATAAACTGAAGGATATATAAtatgaaggaataagtcttgggctgtttggtcttggtcttgtggtaTCCTACCCATGTttttggtcttggtcttgtggtgtcctacccTTGTTTTTCAGCTTTCAGTTACTAAGACagcatctaggacaggttgttaggatgctctaggacaggtggttaggatgctctaggacaggttgttgagaTGCTACAGGACAGCATCTTTTAGACTAGtaggcagctataaatatgtatccaaccctCCCCCGGGAAGGGtatgacatttggtgataagtaaacaaaaaattgccccaagtttgagtgtcatcctctcaccaatgagagtaacaattgagatactaacatctggtatcagagctaCACTTTCCTGTAGGTTGAACATTTcttgctcctccccttcccaagCTCGAGTGAGCACTCAGCCGCCgtcaccagcagcagcaacaccggCTGCTCCTCATTCCCCTTTCCCTTTGCCTTCTCCACGCAGCAGCTCCCCGGAGGCGCGCCATGTCCGACGGACAGTGTCGGCGTTCGGGCGCCTCGAGCACACGGCGTCACCAGGATGCCGAGCTCGCTCCAGCGCAAGAGCACAGGCAAGCAGCGGCACAGacccgcagcagcagcagcaagggcaGCAAGGCAGCGGAGTTGGCGGCGatcagggcggaggcggaagcaGAGGAGGCAGAAGATGCAGCACGTGCGGTGGAGGCTGAGGTTGAGACCTTGCGCGGCAGCATCAACGGCTCCATCGCCGGCGACATCACCGCCGACAGGGACCTTGAGGAGCTGGCAAGAGGAAGGGCGCGGGAGCGGACAACACGGTGGGCAGCAGCCCaacgccacggcggcggcggtccagGGGGCCGCGCGCCCGCCGACGGCGCTCCAGGCGGGGGCGCACGTGGCAACAGTAGCCCAGACGGGCGCAGGCGTGCCGGCGGCAGCCCAGAGCACGCGCGCAGCGACGGCGCTCCCGGTGATGGCGGCCGGGTCTACGAAGAGCGCGGCCCTCACAGGCAGCGCGACTCTCCCTCCCCTGACTGGCGCCATGGCTACCACGGCATCCAAGCGGTGGTCAGGGACTTTGGTCCCGGTGGTGCGTGGCCTATCCTCACCAAGACCAGCTACATCGAGTGGGCCACGGTGATGAGGGTGAGGCTCCAAGTGCGGCACATGTGGGAGGCAGTTCGGTATGGCGACGTCGACTACGATGAAGACCGACGGGCACTGGATGCCCTCATTGCTGAAGTTCCGTCCGAGATGCAGTTGTCGCTTTCGCAAAAGCGGACTGCCAAGGAAGCCTAGGACGCCATCGCTGCGACACGCATCGGCAGTGACCGCACCCGCAAGAGCACGCTGCAAGCACTCCGCAAGGAGTGGGAGAACCTGGCCTTCAAGCTGGGTGAGGACATCGATGATTTTGCCCTCCGTCTCAACACTCTGTTGCAGAAGATGGTGCAGTACGGCGACGACACCTACAACGAGGAGAGCGCTGTCGAGAAGCTCTTCCGCTGCATCCCAGAGAAGTACAAGCAGATCGCCCGCTCCATCGAGTCTCTGATGGACCTCTCCATGATGATGATCGAGGAGGCGATTGGTCGCCTcaaggtcgtcgacggcgatgagCCACAGCCCCTCTCTAGGCCCATCACCATTGGCGGGAAGCTCCATCTCACTCGGGAGCAGTGGGAGGCCTGCCAGGGTGATGGGAAAAAGGGGGAGTCCTCCTCGGTAGGCAGCCGCAAGCGCGGCAATCTGCGCAAGGGACGCGGAGGCGTCCAGGTCAGGCTGCGAGGACGCATCCGGGGTGGTGCCCGCGGAGGCGTCCAGGGCAGCACCACCGGCAACCGCAGGCCGACGCGAGACGACGTCTGCCACAACTGTGGCAAGTCTGGCCACTGGGCCAAGGACTGCCGACAACCACGACAAGGCCAGGCCAACGCCGCACaagtggaggaggaagaactgGCCCTGCTCCTGGCACACGCAAGCATCGAGCTATCTCCAGCGGCACCGGCCGCATCGGCTTTCCTCCACCTAGAAGAGCCGAAGGCACGCGCCCTTCTTGGCAACGACTCCAACAACGACAAGACTGATGAGTGGGTCCTTGACACCGGGGCCACCCATCACATGACCGGCCGACGGGAGTTCTTCACCGAGCTTGATCCCAGCGTCCGAGGCTTCGTCAAGTTTGGGGATGCCTCTGGCGTGGATATCAAGGGCACCGGCTccgtcatcttcaccaccaagtCCGGCGAGCACAGGCTGCTCACCGGAGTCTACTACATCCCCGCGCTGAGGAACTCCATCATCAGCATTGGACAActagaagaagaggaaggctcaTGCGTGGTGATCAAGAACGGAGTCATGAGGATTTGGGATCGGCGCAAGATCGGGGAGCGCCGTGGTCGCCTCCTTGTCAAGGTAACCAGAGGCAACAACCGACTCTACATCCTCAACGTGCAGGTAGCACAACCCGTGTGCCTCGTCGCCCACCGAGACGACAAGGCGTGGCAGTGGCATGAGCGCTTCGGCCATCTCCACTTCGAGGCCCTGAAGCGGCTCAGTACCAAGGAGATGGTACGAGGCATGCCATGCCTTGACCACGTGGAGTAGTTCTGCGACGTCTGCGTATTGACGAAGCAGAGGCGACTCCCCATTCCCCATCAGACGAGCTTCCGAGCCAAGGAGCGACTCGAGCTTGTGCACGGGGATTTGTGTGGCCCGTGACTCCGGCCACACCAGGAGGACGACgcttcttcttgctgctcgTCGACGACCTCTCCCGCTACATGTGGGTGACGGTCCTCGGTAGCAAGGGAGAGGCTGCAGACGCCATCAGGCGCAGGCAGGCTGCTGCAGAGGCGGAGTGCGGCCGCAAGTTGCACGTCCTGCGCACCGACAACGGCGGCGAATTCACGGTGGCTGAATTCGCGTCGTACTGTGCCGATGAAGGTATTCACCGCCACTATTCCGCGCCGTACAGCCCGCAACAGAACGGCGTCGTTGAGCGGCGCAACCAGACGGTTGTGGGGATGGCTCGAGCCCTCCTCAAGCAGAGAGGGATGTCGGCTCTCTTctggggggaggcggtggtgacAGCCGTCTACATCCTCAACCACTCACCTACCAAGGCTCTCGATGGCAGGACGCTGTACGAGGCTTGGCATGGGCGCAAGCCATCGGTCTCCCACTTGCAAGTCTTCGGCTGCCTCGCGTTCGCCAAGGAGCTTGGCCACATCGGCAAGCTCGACGACAGGAGCACCCCAGGGGTGTTCATCGGCTACACGGAGGGCTCGAAGGCCTACCGCATCCTCGACCCGAAGACACAGCGTGTGCGCACGGCGTGCGACGTGGTGTTCGACGAAGGGCGAGGATGGACATGGGACAAGACGGTGGACAACGGCTCTACTCCGACGTACGACGACTTCACTGTCGAGTACATCTACTTCAAGGAAGCTGGGGGAGTGGACAGCTCCCCTTCACCGAGCGTGCCTACCCCAGTCTCCGAGTCTCCACCAACTCCGGCACCCGCTACTTCGGCAGTGCCATGCTCTCGAGCCATGACTTCGGCTGCGCCGAGCTCTTCGCCGACACCACCACAGCCGGCGACCCCACGCACTCCGGCGCCAACAGCCACCCCTCAGGGCACATCCACACCAACACCAGCTCACGTCGAGCGCAGCCCGGTGCAGTTCGCTACTCCGCTCTCACATGATGAGGAGCGCATCGACGCCTACCATGATGGAGAGCCCTTGCGATACCGTACGATGGAGGACCTCCTCAGCGACCAGCCGGTGCCGGGACTGGTGCCTCATGACCTGGAGGAACAGTTGCACCTTGCGTGCGACAACGGCGAGCCTCGGTCCTTCGCAGAGGCCGAGAGACACGCGACATGGCGCGCCGCGATGAAGGCGGAATTGGACGCGGTTAAGGAGAACCGCACCTGGGAGCTTGCTGACCTCCCTCATGGTCATCGTGCGATCTCCCTTAAGTGGGTGTTCAAGCTGAAGAGGGATGAAGCCGGAGCCATCGTCAAGCACAAGGCTCGCTTGGTGGCACGTGGTTTCGTGCAGCAGGAGGGGATCGACTTCAACGATGCTTTCGCCCCCGTGGCACGGATGGAATCCGTGCGACTCCTTGCGCTGGCAGCTCAGGAAGGCTGGCGCGTCCATCACATGGACGTCATGTCGACGTTCCTCAACGGCAACTTGAAGGAGAAGGTTTACGTGCACCAGCCGTCGGGTTTTGCGATCCCCGGCAAGGAGGGCAAGGTGCTACGCCTGCACAAGGCTTTGTACGGCCTATGGCAGGCACCGAGGGCGTGGAATGCCAAGTTGGATTCCACGCTCAAGAGGATGGGCTTTGAGCCAAGCCCGCACGAGGCGGCTATCTACCAGCGGGGAAATAGAGGAAATACCCTGCTGGTGGgtgtttatgttgatgacttGGTGATCACCGGCACCAAGGATACGGAGGTGGCAGCGTTCAAGGAAGACATGAAGGCCACTTTCCAGATGAGTGACTTGGGGCCCCTTTCCTTCTATCTGGGGATCGAGGTGCACCAAGATGACTCCGGGATCACACTTCGCCAGACTGCCTACGCCAAGCGCGTCGTTGAGCTAGCTGGGCTCAACGATTGCAACCCAGTCCTCACCCCgatggaggagaggctgaagcTGAGCCGGGACAGCACGGCTGAGGAGGTGGACGCTACACAGTACCGGCATCTTGTGGGGAGCCTTCGCTATCTTACCCACACACGGCCGGACTTGGCGTTCTCCATCGGCTACGTTAGTCGGTTCATGCAGCGACCGACGATGGAGCACCAGCAGGTTGTGAAGAGGATCATCCGCTACGTTGCGGGGACTCTCGACTACGGCCTCTACTACCCGAGGTGCCCTGGAAAGGCACCGTTCATTGGGTACGCCGACAGCGACCACGCCGACGACATCGACACTAGCAAGAGCACGAGCGggattctcttcttcctcggcaAGTGCCTCGTTAGCTAGCAGTCGGTCAAGCAGCAGGTGGTGGCCCTATCCAGCTGCGAGCCGAGTACATAGTGGCCTACACTGCTTCGACCCAGGCACTCTGGCTTGCTCGACTGCTCGGTGATCTCCTTGGCGGAGACACTGGAGCGGTGAAGCTTAGGGTGGACAGCAAGTCCGCTTTGGCCCTGGCAAGGAATCCCGTTTTTCACGAACGGAGCAAGCACATCCGAGTGAGGTACCACTTCATCCGAGACTGCTTGGAGGAAGGGAGCATCAAGGCGAGCTACATCAACACCACGGACTAGCTTGCGGATCTGCTTACCAAGCCCCTTGGTAGGTTCAAGTTCCTTGAGCTTTGCTCCCGGATCGGGATGGCTCAACTTTCCCACAAGACGACGCACAAGACTTAGGAGGAgaatgaaggaataagtcttgggctgtttggtcttgtggtgtcctaccTATGTttttggtcttggtcttgtggtgtGCTACCCTTGTTTTTCAGCTTTCAATTACTAGGATAGCaactaggacaggttgttaggatgctctaggacaggtgattaggatgctctaggacagattgttgagatgctctatgacagcatcttttagactagtaggcaaaatatgtatccaaccctCCCCCGGGAAGGAtatgacatttggtgataagtaaacagaaaattgccccaagtttaagtgtcatcctctcaccaatgagagtaacaattGAGATACTAACATAATATGTTATGTATGAAACTGGGGACCATAACATGATAACAGACCAATAATGGTGCAGCAGGTGGCTGATTTTGGTTTATCAAAGATGAAACAAGCCACCCTTGTTTCTGGTGGAATGAGAGGAACTCTTCCCTGGATGGCCCCAGAATTGCTGACAATGAATGGCACAAAAGTATCTGAAAAGGTAAATTCTGAGCCTTTTCTTGAGGACTGTTAATTTCTAGTTTGCGTGTTTGTGGAATTCACTGCATCTAAAACCATCCCCAcatttaaaagcaaaaaggGGAAAGGATAGGCTGTGCCTGTTGTGTTTTTATAACTTCGGAATTTGGAGATGCCTTGGAAAAACAACTTAATAGTGTTACTATTATCAGTAAACAAAAGTGATATAGCAGAGTTCCATATGCAACCCAACACCTAAACAAGAGATATCAAGTATCAAACTGACAGTttattactttatgttattagATAGCCTATTTGTAACAACAAAGGATGGGCATTCCATTTTAGAAATGAGGTACTGTTGTTACTGTTGTACTTTGTATTTACTCATCAGAGATTGTAACATAAATCAAACTGTACCATTTATGACCAAGATATTCGATGTACTCACTGGCAGTTATCGATGACAGTCAACAATCAGCAACCAATGGCTTGCCGTAAAAGAGAAACCACAGACTTCTAATAAGAACTGAACTACCAAAGCATAGTCATTAACAGTTCATGAAATCATACTCAAATCATTCATCAAAGAATTAAGGCATactatgaaaaagaaaaaactgcaCTGTCTTTCTTGGAATTTTCTGTTTTCTAGCCTGAAATACATTGATTTTATGCTAACACAGGTTGATGTATATTCGTTTGGCATTGTGATGTGGGAAATTCTGACTGGTGAGGATCCATATGATGGCATGCACTATGGAGGAGTCATAGGTATGCATGTAATACAGATACTCTGTaagaaaaaattcttatagaGTTTTATGAACTTGATAAAATTTGCATGTTCTGCTGCTTTGTCCTAAACTTGGCAACTAACCCTTTAGGTCCCACACCTAGTAAGTGATGCAGGACAGGAAAAGACAGAATTAGACTAGTGATTAATTCCTTATCTGCCAAAAAATAGTTGAAAAATCCACTTGTGACCTTGCCAGACTGGCAATGTTGGTCCACAGGTCAGTCAAACAACTGAGTGTCATAATGGATTAAGGACGAGGCAAATATTCACTTCCATTTAAGAAATTCACCTGAAATAAACTAGTGATTAGTGATGATAGTGCAATATgcataacaattttattttgagatatctggaatggaaaagaaaacttgTTTTAAGTTGAAATTTGAG from Oryza brachyantha chromosome 3, ObraRS2, whole genome shotgun sequence carries:
- the LOC102715554 gene encoding probable LIM domain-containing serine/threonine-protein kinase DDB_G0287001 isoform X2, with protein sequence MDWRERASICEQKLPTMQPYPSPSDISSQGSCNRYPQNHIDDTPMRIKFICNFGGRFLPRPSDGQLRYVGGERHLIKISRDISWQELICKTTKLIRRPHMIKYHLPGEQMNMLISITGDDDLRNMIDECIVLQRTKAWLTVYLFADNDDERHACSVLGSSSNTDKEAQFIALVNGLVRPDEELRIQSLRSASINDLGQLVLDINEERLPTNRTNKASRYLKSKLSQNTITVQPKTSREKLENIPPSSKTAFTNQGYKAPSNESNPPCTARKTNSAHLGSSVPSESTSIGTVEAGAHAVSRHHRGLQQTATNMSRKSNQATEDQVKGSPRKQRLIPVENRAEKVMSSNSNNKNPMAQIPVYQKSASLSGVSEKTVNQPINSDNNKMKLRTYSTQEEAKHSLSASHNKTEMSKHSHDFGTHLRCQDDMNKITNLHILEKPITTSSREKQQPAVTCTDILKRNHPPEPTRGETVRSCSSQSSDKTIELQKNILVRYSSERQQERPNSPKPDENLSTARSRSVGADRISPQIITPQQESKGIAAPLIRELEICETKDSEQALPANAVLGRELISNVQIINNVDLEDLREIGSGAFGTVLHGRWKGTDVAIKRIKNSCFMYPSSQADKLITEFWREAAIISKLHHPNILALYGVVNNGPGGTLATVTEFMINGSLKKVLHKDKCLDWHKRIMLAMDAAIGMEYLHSKDIVHFDLKCDNLLVNIKDPSRPICKVADFGLSKMKQATLVSGGMRGTLPWMAPELLTMNGTKVSEKVDVYSFGIVMWEILTGEDPYDGMHYGGVIGGILSNKLRPPVPTSCNLEWRKLMEQCWSTEPEQRPSFTEVAIRLRSMLDASQIVTP
- the LOC102715554 gene encoding probable LIM domain-containing serine/threonine-protein kinase DDB_G0287001 isoform X1, which produces MDWRERASICEQKLPTMQPYPSPSDISSQGSCNRYPQNHIDDTPMRIKFICNFGGRFLPRPSDGQLRYVGGERHLIKISRDISWQELICKTTKLIRRPHMIKYHLPGEQMNMLISITGDDDLRNMIDECIVLQRTKAWLTVYLFADNDDERHACSVLGSSSNTDKEAQFIALVNGLVRPDEELRIQSLRSASINDLGQLVLDINEERLPTNRTNKASRYLKSKLSQNTITVQPKTSREKLENIPPSSKTAFTNQGYKAPSNESNPPCTARKTNSAHLGSSVPSESTSIGTVEAGAHAVSRHHRGLQQTATNMSRKSNQATEDQVKGSPRKQRLIPVENRAEKVMSSNSNNKNPMAQIPVYQKSASLSGVSEKTVNQPINSDNNKMKLRTYSTQEEAKHSLSASHNKTEMSKHSHDFGTHLRCQDDMNKITNLHILEKPITTSSREKQQPAVTCTDILKRNHPPEPTRGETVRSCSSQSSDKTIELQKNILVRYSSERQQERPNSPKPDENLSTARSRSVGADRISPQIITPQQESKGIAAPLIRELEICETKDSEQALPANAVLGRELISNVQIINNVDLEDLREIGSGAFGTVLHGRWKGTDVAIKRIKNSCFMYPSSQADKLITEFWREAAIISKLHHPNILALYGVVNNGPGGTLATVTEFMINGSLKKVLHKDKCLDWHKRIMLAMDAAIGMEYLHSKDIVHFDLKCDNLLVNIKDPSRPICKQVADFGLSKMKQATLVSGGMRGTLPWMAPELLTMNGTKVSEKVDVYSFGIVMWEILTGEDPYDGMHYGGVIGGILSNKLRPPVPTSCNLEWRKLMEQCWSTEPEQRPSFTEVAIRLRSMLDASQIVTP